In the genome of Raphanus sativus cultivar WK10039 chromosome 9, ASM80110v3, whole genome shotgun sequence, the window CGACATGCCCAATTCCTTGAAGACACCTGATCCAATACGAAAAAGTCATGTAAAAAAAAGTCAAGCAGAAGGAAATACCTAAGGTTTACGGCAACAAGAATCAGATGAGTTTCAGCAAAAGACAACAAAACGAGATCAATCACTTAGGCTTAAGTCTATTGTATCTAAGGGGTTGGTATCTTCTAGCAAGGAGCATTTGGTTCTTTGTAAactgttgcatctgtgtgtatTAAATCTCTGATGAACCAGTAAAATGTCCAGCACTCGTGGGTCGGACGTAGTCAGAGAttacaatcttttttttattgttttttggttGGTCTGCAGTTGcatttataatctttttttttgttgttttttgtttttcttaaaaaaaaaatagaaccaaTGGCGGGCCACCACATCTCGTGGGATCCGCACACAGTGTGAAGGACGCAGCAAGAACGTCCTTATATAAGAAACTTTTTTCCCTTGTCCTTCCTTGATTGTGTACTTTGTGGTCCCCTCTTCTCCTAAGGACGTCACTAAGGACGTTGATATTGATGCTCTAAAGAGTCGTCTCTTAGccgaaaagttttttttttgttgaaagtGTCAAATCATGAGTTAAGAACCCTGACTAAGAAATTAAGGTTAATCATGCTCTACCACTCCATTTATAATTTGAATAATTGGTTTAGGGTACTAGAGATGTGTCCGGCATATCATTTGATATATCCCGATATAGATGAAGTATTTATAAGCCCAAAAGCTTTTAAAAGGATGTCTAATCTGCGATTCCACAAAGTTTACAAGAGTAAATATGATGGAGAAGATATTTTACGTATACCTGAGGAGACGGAGTTTCCTAGTGGTCTAAGGTTACTACATTGGAAGGTATACCCTAGCAAGTGTCTTCCTCTCGGCTTTTGCCTGAATAATCTTGTGGAGCTCAAAATGCGACACAGCCACCTCGAAAAGCTCTGGGAAGGAACTCAGGTTAGTTACGATACTTGCTTTTGAAGACAAGTATGTTCTTTATCATGTTTTGATTTTCTtccttttgttgttttgttttacatttcaGGCACTTGCAAATCTGAAGAGAATGGATTTGTCCTGGTATTTTAACTTAAAGGAAATCCCGGATTTTTCAAATACTACAATGCTCGAGAGTTTGGTACTGTGTGGTTGCAAAAATTTGGTAGAGATTCACTCATCTGTTGGGAGTCTTCGCAAACTCGAGTTCTTTCAGATGTGTTTCTGCTCAAAGCTACAAGTTGTTCTGGCTCTGTTCAATTTGGCACCTCTCGCTTATGTTGGAGTGGAAGGGTGCTCACAACTGAGAAACTTCTCAGATATTTCCACGAACATCAGAACACTCTCAATCGCGGACACAATGTTAGAAGAACTGTCTAAATCAGTAAGGCATTGGTCTGCCCTCCAGTCACTCGCTCTCTACGGAGACAGCGCAAACATTAAGAGAATCGAGAGAGTTCCTGATTGTTTCAAAGAGTTGCACGGGTTAGTATGGATTTGTGTAGCTGGATGTCCAAAACTCGCATCACTGCCAGAGCTCCCCGCCTCACTCAAAACACTGATAGTAAAATCCTGTAAATCATTGAAGACCGTGTCTCTGGATTTTGACTCTGAACTAAGCTGCAATATCACCAACTGCTTCAAATTGGGTCGAGAAGCGAGGAGAGTAATCCAGCAATCATTGCGGGCATGCCTACCCGGAAGAAAAATACCTGCCAAGTTTGATCACAGAACTATTGGAAACTCCTTGACCGTCCGGTCAGATTTCAGAGAATTTTGGTTTTGCGTTGTGGTTTCCCGTAAACAATATATTGGAGAACTCAATCCCGAGTTTTTCTGTCGCATTCGCGTAAACAAGGGTTGCCCCACCGACCATCACATGCGTTTTCATCTCCGTACTATCCGGGGGGAACATCTATGTTTTTCTTATGCTGATCTGGTTGACTTACACGGATAGCTTGAACAGGAGAATGAGAATATGTTTGAGTTCATCACATGCCAGGAGCTTGATATTATTGCATGTGGTGTCCAGATCATGACGGAGGAAAGCGAGAGAAGAAGAATG includes:
- the LOC108825166 gene encoding disease resistance protein RML1B-like; amino-acid sequence: MSNLRFHKVYKSKYDGEDILRIPEETEFPSGLRLLHWKVYPSKCLPLGFCLNNLVELKMRHSHLEKLWEGTQALANLKRMDLSWYFNLKEIPDFSNTTMLESLVLCGCKNLVEIHSSVGSLRKLEFFQMCFCSKLQVVLALFNLAPLAYVGVEGCSQLRNFSDISTNIRTLSIADTMLEELSKSVRHWSALQSLALYGDSANIKRIERVPDCFKELHGLVWICVAGCPKLASLPELPASLKTLIVKSCKSLKTVSLDFDSELSCNITNCFKLGREARRVIQQSLRACLPGRKIPAKFDHRTIGNSLTVRSDFREFWFCVVVSRKQYIGELNPEFFCRIRLEQENENMFEFITCQELDIIACGVQIMTEESERRRMIEFDEASKASQDSRKRLICD